From Punica granatum isolate Tunisia-2019 chromosome 1, ASM765513v2, whole genome shotgun sequence:
GGGTGTGATCTCAAGGTTGTAATCTATGGTTTATTGATCTAGTGGAATCTCCTGCTTTGTCCGTGGACGTTTCCCTCACTTAGAGGGCTTTACAATGTATATCACAGAGTTCATTGTTCTTACTTCTCGGTTAAATTCCTCTAATTCGGCATCTTGTCCCAACATTATTACAGGAGCTGATCTTAGGTGTCCTTCCCACAAGATCAGGAACcacgcagtaaataaacaaaggtcataaaaaaattcagcCCTAGTGTTTAATATGCTACAAAGTAAAATCTGAAGCATTGAGTAGCATCAATACAAATAAGAAACTTATCATACTTTTTCCATTACCAGAGGGCATATTTGAGAGACTCGTGTAGTGGGGGAAGAATTGGAGAGGGATAACTAACCTCATATATCATACTTTTTCCATTACCAGAGGGCATATTTGAGAGACTCGTGTAGTGGGGGAAGAATTGGAGAGGGATAACTAACCTCATAACAGCGCCGTATATGAAGCTTTTTCAAATTCCTACAGCCTCTGGCTATGCTGCAGATGGCATCATCCCCAATGCTGGAGCAATCAACCAAGTGTAGGGCTTGTAGGAGTTTACAACTCTTTCCTATTTCAAGAAGTGCACTGTTACTGATCCTCTGGCAGTATAACAAGGCCAACTCAGTGAGATTCCTGCATGTTATTGAGAAACAGAGAAGCTTAGACCtcagaaaattaaataacaagTCTTAGGCAAGTAAAGACTCGCATGAACTAGGCAACAAaccaaagagagagagagaacccCATGTGGAAAAAGTCATTACATGGAATTATAATAGAAGAAATTTCTAGTCTGGAGGTTAGATTATTTTCAGCCTATATTGGCAGGCATCCATGGACTTAGCCCATGTCTACTACTCCCGATCTCCCTATTAAACATTTATACAGTTCCATTAATTCGTCCATACATTGCTTTCCATATAAATCCTAAAGATAACAAGCCTAACTGTCTTTTCTTCCCTGGTGCTATACCAACTACCTCAACAGGCGtttcaaagaaaagaaaaatctcccAAAAGTGGAAGTAAATGttgcaaaggaaaaaaatacgGGAACAAATTGTTCATTAAGATTAACAATCAAAACATTCTATACGAATTATTAAAATGGCCATATAACGAGGAAAGGTACCTAAGAAGAAGCATACAAatgccaaaaataaaaataaaaataaaaaaaaaacacaggACAAGCTTTATAATAAATGTAATCGAAAATACTACTTGTCTGAGGAAAGAAGCATACAGGCAATATCTTCCAACAGACACCAGCCCAGTTGTTCCAATATTGTGGCAACCATTAATTTCTAGGTGAGTGAGCTCCTTGCAACCTGTTGCAATTGCTCCTACACCCTCATCAGTCACGAAAGCACAATCACTTAGAGTGAGATTTCTCAACTTTTTACACCCGTGCCCCACTGATAGTAAACCCCTGAAATGAGGCGAGAAATATAAAGAAAGAATTGATCATCTTCATGACATGATTCACTGCTCAAATTTAAACTGTATACTTGGAACTTATTCTGATCCATTATGCAGAACCAAGGGCGGTGGGCTTCGCAGATAAAAAAGATTGGGTAGAATAAGGAAATTTCTgctatgaaaaaattattattgcatTCAGGCAATCCTAATTGTGAACATTAGGGTTGTAAAAGTATGACACTTACACATCAGTGAACTTCTGAAAACTGTTCAGTGATAACTGCTCCAGCGATGAACATGAAACACCCACAGCTTTCAAAACTTCATCTGTAACATTTACACACTGCAGCTTCAAAACCTTCAAAATTTTACATCCCCTGGCCACAGCAAGCAGTCCTCTGTCTTGCATGAACTCTGAATCCAGTGACAAAGTTTCAAGAGATATACAGTGAGCTCCGACCGCTTCCATGGAAAGGTCACCTATTTTGGCACAAGCTGCAACAGAGAGAGACTTGAGTGACTTGCCACAACCAAGGACTAATTCAACCAAACCTGCGTCAGTCAACCCTTCACAAAACCGCAGACTCAAATCTTTCAGCTGTTTGCAAAACTCTCCAACAGCAGCTAAACCTTGGTCTCCAATATAGCAACCCTGAAACAGAAAACAATTTGTTCCACCACAAAcaattgtagaaaaacaagAACAATTGACTAGATGCAGAGAGGATCATTTGACATATAATGTAATAATAGGTCTCCTCAGAGATAACTTGAACCGTTTTATCTTAGTATATTACCGGATAAATTTCTTGACAcagattatttttaaattacagaaaatgaaaaaagaaaaataacgattcgtataattaaatattcttacatgcatatatgaaAATGTACCTGCAGATCCAAAGATCTCAACGATCTACACCTCTCAGCAAGGGATCTTAGACCCACACTTGAAACATTTGAGCACCAAATTAAGCTCAATTTCTCAAGTTTAGGAAAGCCTTCACCAAGAAGAGTCAACCCGGCATCAGACAAACAGCTTGATTCAACCGTCTCCGAGGAATCACTGAGCTTAGTCCCGTCATCCACCTTAGAAGATGGTGCATGCCCTTTCCGACGCTTCTGTCTTCCCTGCAACATGGAAATGCAACAAATCTTTGACTAAACAGATCAGCTTCAAATTTCAGGCTTTTAGCCACTGTAAAAGTATGCTATAGTTCTGCTGCGACCCAGTGACAATCTTAATGAAGAAACGAACCCTTAACTTGCATTCGCTAGAGATTCTATTTCGCCAACCGAATTGTATCGAACAAAAGACAGTGGCAATTGACAGGGTTAGCAGAAACCGAAATAAGCAGTGTCCCGACCACTTGAACGGGTAGTAatcaaaataggaaacttTGGAATGAGAAATGTAGCAGCTAACGATTGGAAAAATATCCAACTTACCATCTTCACGGGGAAGGAAATGGAGAGCCTCTCGTCGACGTGGACGCTCTTGACATTGGTGAAGCGGCGGGAAAGAAGCCTGACGAAGAGATCGGCTGTGCCAGATGCGCCGATGCGGAGGGTGGTGCGGCTGAGCCGCTCGAGGCCGAGCCACCTCTTGCAGACGAGGGAGCAGGCGTCGCGGCCGACCTTGGAGTCGAGCCGCCTGAAGACCTCGACGATCAGCTCGTCCGGCAAGTGCGTGTTGATCATGTCCCGACCTCTCATGAATGCTCGATTGATCAATTCGCCGATTGTAACTTAGGGTTTCGGTCGATCGActctgagagagagagagattattTCTTCGCGGGAGATCGGTGGAATCGGCGGGTAGATGGATAGCGACCGGAAGTTGCGGAGGCCTCCGgttttcatgcaattttcattTCGTCCTCGGAACCTgattgttttttctttctcgTCATTATTCATTTGAGGGCTTGATTGCAAAAGATAGAGAAGAATGAGTGTggaattcttttcttttttgggtaaatgatGGACGACGGTGGTGATATTGCCGCCACCAGCTACCGAATGTTCGGACTGTCGTGTTCAATCCCGAACATATTAGACTAATTAAACAACCAGCGCAAGCACTGATCCTGTCAATATATCAATATAGCGTCACGAAAGACCTAGTATAATTTATAGGAATCGGTGTCTCCCAAATCCAAATGGATAGCACACTTCAGGCAaatattttgacataaatatgtaaagaaaattcaaatttaagactttaaaattatcaaaccacgtgaaaaaaaaaagcttgaCATTATTAGATCATCACATTTGACAATGAGTGTTGAATTTACTTGATACGTGACGTGTTTGTTTCTTTGGCAAGATGTGCTTTGGAGTGTCAATCAGTAAATCTAAGGCTACACTTCGGTTTGCCACGATCAGATTGCTAAAAGGGCAATAGGACAAGATATGATTAGACCAGAGTTGGCCATCCGAGTGAACCGCAAACTGCAATTGATATCATCGAGGCCACTGAAAATTGAGATAAAGCAGTTTCGTGTGAGGCTTCGACTTACATTTTAAAGAACGTATCCCACCTGGCATGACCTCAAAAATctcattagttttttttttctgaataaaGAAGCGACTAGTAACCTCAGATAGCGTAATCATATGGACCCGAATCCCGTCGCAAAATGTCCGAGTAAGGCACAGGGCTCGAGAACCTCGACTCGTCACTGTGATCCCAATGAGATATTAAATGAACACTACTCATCCATAAGTTTATAATCAGAGTATTACTATCTCAAGCAGGTTCAATAACAAATAGAGAGACGTTTCCCTTATTTGTTTCCAAGTTTTCGAAGAGATCTGAGCTTTTGACCTAGTACTTGGAATACTATCACGTTGCCAACTGAGTTACACATCATTTGTAAAAGTCTCAAGAGGTTGTATCCGACAAAGCCAAATTTTCATGACATTGAACATGCTCTTGTTAGTTGTTGGTGGTCAGTGAAGGCAAAATATGCGATCTCGAAGTGTCTAGACGATATACCAAAAAAGGTATGAACATGAACAATTGACAAGGAAGGTGCCATACTATACAATTTGTCGCCTTttctgttatatatatatgctttaaAGATTGTTTTTCtggaatgaaaattttttgagTCGTCGACAGCCGTAACGAATTTCAGATTCCGGTTTTGCGCTAAGATACAAGGGAGAGGCCTTTCTTTTACCTGTTTTACAATTTTCTTCGTAGGgttgtgaatatatatatatatatatatttttttgataactgGTGCTTTATTAATCATCAAAACTGTGTTTACAGAGTttaccacaaattcaaatgaCAAAACAACTGCAAAAACATCAGATGCCTAGCCTAGAAGATGAACTAAGGAAGAACttaccctaaaacaaaatcTAGGCAGCAAAAACAATCTTTTATCTTCGCCATTGCAACGATCTCTTTAACGAAGCTAATCACGGGCTTTCTTTGCTTATTGAAGAGCCTCTAATTCCTTTCAATCAACACCCTGTGTATAAAGACCGACCATAAAAGCTTCAAAATTATAACCCCGagctttcttttccttttaacGAGCAGACCCGGTTAAATTCCAATGCCCAGCTCGTTGAAGATCTGCTTACTCCAACTCTCCCAAGCAAAACTCAACCAAATAGAGCTAGTGACTTGACAAGAAAAGAAGAGGTGATGTctactttcttcttcttcttgcccGCAAAATTCACAACTCCTTCACGGCCAATTGGATACACCCCATGAAGCAACTCTACTACTCTTTGTGCTCAACCTGTCTAGCATACAAAGCCAAGCAGTAAAGGATGCATGGGGAATGTTACCAGAAGACCAAATGGCCTTGTGCCATGGGACACGAAGCTCCCACAGGTCTGAGCTTTAGCCCATGCACTCGATATAGTAAATTTTCCAGACTTGCTCGGAAGCCAATCATTGCTAGAGTAGTTGAGACCGTGAGACTGCGCAATACGTTGCATGCGGCATCGTTCACTACTGATGGACGACGGAAGCAGGTTGATGTGGTCTCGCGAACAATAAACGTGACTTTCAATATAGTTGAACCAATCTAGGCTCATTTATATAGGTGTTTCGAAAAAGTAAAATGGTCGAAAACTGAATCAGATGCAAATCGAACTCGGATTAAAATGTCTAAACCAGAGATACCGGctctttaggactcgattagCCGTCGGACTTCGCCATAGAAACCTAACGGACGAACCGTGACCCGGCCTAGCCACGCAAATTTATCGAGCCAAAAACCGGGGATTGAGTATTTCCACGCAGGGGTTAATGCAAATCGAGTAGCCAAACAAGCCCCCATCTGTTCTTGCCTTTTTATTTtgcaaattttcaatttttcttccGCTTCCTCTTTCCTCTTCTCCGGCGGCGTTGTCCTTCGCATTTCTCCAATCCTCTCGATTCGCTACTCGAAGATGTGAAATGGAAGAGATCGAGCAGCAGACGATCAGTTCGTGATCTACAAGGTCCCGATTCAGGCTTCTGCGGATTCGTCCTCTCCGGCATTCGATCGATCGCTGAGGGAGCCGAGGCGAGAACCGAGTCCTCATGTCATTCTCATTCTTCAGGCCTTCGAGGCCTAAAACGCCGCAGGAACTGGTGAAGGCGACCAAGGACAGCCTCGCCGCCCTCGATACTAAAACCGTCGTTGAAGTTAAAGCCCTCGAGAAGGTCACTCTCCCTTTATACTTTGATGATCACCATCTCATGTTTCTGCATTCTGCGGAAGAGGTTTTTTGATAAACTGTTGGCTTAGATTCTATAGGTTGGCAATACAATTGCCGTGCTTGATGAATCGGAATTGAATTCCAGCTTGTTGCAATCAGTAGGACTTGGCAATCGAATTGCCGAAGCCGCAAGTTAAAGCCGATAAGAGTGACAAAAGTTAGTGGACGAGTAATGGCATGGCAATTTCTGAACTTTGAAAGTTCAGAGTAGAGCAAGTCGAGATTTTCCGAGGAGAAATAATTCTCAGACGTGCTATGGTTGTACTGCATTTTAGAAACATGTTAGTTTTCACTCCCCGGGCAACAGCCAGGAGCATCATTCTTGTATCGAGGAAATTTGTgactcaattttttaaatacaaGCTGTGAGTATTTGTGCTACATGGTTAATTACAGGCTCTGGAAGAAgttgaaaagaattttcagACGATTAGATGCATGCTCTCTGGAGACGGGGAGGTCGAGCCGAATCCGGAGCAGATATCCCAGCTGGCCCTTGAAGTATGTAAAGAGGATGTCATAGCTCTTATAATCCTCAACTTGCATATCCTGGGATGGGAGGTGAGTATATTTGCAGTAGGACCACTAGACCATGGCTGGATAATAACCCAATTGTTGTAGTGATTCGGTTCTGGTACAGACTAGGAAGGATATCGTCTACTGCTGGTCCATACTGCTAAAACAGAAGGTCGGCTCCACTTATTGCTGCATCGAGTACATTGAAAACCACTTTGATCTACTAGACTCCCTCGTTATATGGTAAGATTAATTCAtgcttctcttctctcttcagTTTCATATGTTCTCATGGGGGTAAAGGTGTGCTGTTATTTGAAATAATCCCTTTCTGGTAGTCCTGCAAATGAGATGCAAGAGAGTTATTTTTATGAGGAGCATAATGATCATGAGGATGGGTCCAGCCTAGACCTCATAGTTTGGCTATGGCTTTTACATGGC
This genomic window contains:
- the LOC116192969 gene encoding F-box/LRR-repeat protein 4 isoform X2, with translation MRGRDMINTHLPDELIVEVFRRLDSKVGRDACSLVCKRWLGLERLSRTTLRIGASGTADLFVRLLSRRFTNVKSVHVDERLSISFPVKMGRQKRRKGHAPSSKVDDGTKLSDSSETVESSCLSDAGLTLLGEGFPKLEKLSLIWCSNVSSVGLRSLAERCRSLRSLDLQGCYIGDQGLAAVGEFCKQLKDLSLRFCEGLTDAGLVELVLGCGKSLKSLSVAACAKIGDLSMEAVGAHCISLETLSLDSEFMQDRGLLAVARGCKILKVLKLQCVNVTDEVLKAVGVSCSSLEQLSLNSFQKFTDVGLLSVGHGCKKLRNLTLSDCAFVTDEGVGAIATGCKELTHLEINGCHNIGTTGLVSVGRYCLNLTELALLYCQRISNSALLEIGKSCKLLQALHLVDCSSIGDDAICSIARGCRNLKKLHIRRCYEIGDAAIIAVGEYCKSLTDLSLRFCDRVGDEALIAVGQGCSLTHLNVSGCHQIGDDGIIAIARGCPRLSYLDVSVLQNLGDMAMAELGEGCPLLKDIVLSHCRQITDAGLSHLVRSCPMLESCHMVYCPRITSSGVATVVSGCPNMKKILVEKSKVSERTQRRAGSIISYLCLDL
- the LOC116192969 gene encoding F-box/LRR-repeat protein 4 isoform X3 produces the protein MRGRDMINTHLPDELIVEVFRRLDSKVGRDACSLVCKRWLGLERLSRTTLRIGASGTADLFVRLLSRRFTNVKSVHVDERLSISFPVKMICCISMLQGRQKRRKGHAPSSKVDDGTKLSDSSETVESSCLSDAGLTLLGEGFPKLEKLSLIWCSNVSSVGLRSLAERCRSLRSLDLQGCYIGDQGLAAVGEFCKQLKDLSLRFCEGLTDAGLVELVLGCGKSLKSLSVAACAKIGDLSMEAVGAHCISLETLSLDSEFMQDRGLLAVARGCKILKVLKLQCVNVTDEVLKAVGVSCSSLEQLSLNSFQKFTDVNLTELALLYCQRISNSALLEIGKSCKLLQALHLVDCSSIGDDAICSIARGCRNLKKLHIRRCYEIGDAAIIAVGEYCKSLTDLSLRFCDRVGDEALIAVGQGCSLTHLNVSGCHQIGDDGIIAIARGCPRLSYLDVSVLQNLGDMAMAELGEGCPLLKDIVLSHCRQITDAGLSHLVRSCPMLESCHMVYCPRITSSGVATVVSGCPNMKKILVEKSKVSERTQRRAGSIISYLCLDL
- the LOC116192969 gene encoding F-box/LRR-repeat protein 4 isoform X1; amino-acid sequence: MRGRDMINTHLPDELIVEVFRRLDSKVGRDACSLVCKRWLGLERLSRTTLRIGASGTADLFVRLLSRRFTNVKSVHVDERLSISFPVKMICCISMLQGRQKRRKGHAPSSKVDDGTKLSDSSETVESSCLSDAGLTLLGEGFPKLEKLSLIWCSNVSSVGLRSLAERCRSLRSLDLQGCYIGDQGLAAVGEFCKQLKDLSLRFCEGLTDAGLVELVLGCGKSLKSLSVAACAKIGDLSMEAVGAHCISLETLSLDSEFMQDRGLLAVARGCKILKVLKLQCVNVTDEVLKAVGVSCSSLEQLSLNSFQKFTDVGLLSVGHGCKKLRNLTLSDCAFVTDEGVGAIATGCKELTHLEINGCHNIGTTGLVSVGRYCLNLTELALLYCQRISNSALLEIGKSCKLLQALHLVDCSSIGDDAICSIARGCRNLKKLHIRRCYEIGDAAIIAVGEYCKSLTDLSLRFCDRVGDEALIAVGQGCSLTHLNVSGCHQIGDDGIIAIARGCPRLSYLDVSVLQNLGDMAMAELGEGCPLLKDIVLSHCRQITDAGLSHLVRSCPMLESCHMVYCPRITSSGVATVVSGCPNMKKILVEKSKVSERTQRRAGSIISYLCLDL